From the genome of Papaver somniferum cultivar HN1 chromosome 2, ASM357369v1, whole genome shotgun sequence, one region includes:
- the LOC113348477 gene encoding putative DUF21 domain-containing protein At3g13070, chloroplastic isoform X2: MDFAVDFSVLGQSSFICGGKSSVFVPFNRQFRISTKFIPNVRIITMKRINPRFVRNSSRKLNGIKIFDAEVESKYELEEKGSKEKLEWLMVLAKRGFLLAAVVCGVFIVRCGKVIATDGVVNAGYKAFGQEAWPKLLQVLIVLKEQGLVLAALLGLSAFFSMAETSITTLWPWKVRELAEKEPENGVFKMLRSDVTRFLTTILIGTTVVNIGATALVTEAATTIFGEAGVSAATGVMTVAILLLTEITPKSIAVHNATEVVRFVVRPVAWLSLILYPVGRVVTFLSMGMLKLMGLKGRRVPVFEQRVDNIVGLTYAMDLLDYVRKGELLESSTVGDIAHKPAYFVPDSMSVWNLLREFRIRKVHMAVVLNEYGGTIGIVTLEDVVEEIVGEIFDENDSKEEIQKKTGYIVMRAEGIFDVDANTSIDQLSEDLNVKMAEGHQYETVSGFVCEAFGYIPRTGENIEVVLEKADLEDNNEYTEVESERQQPKEKHLIFKLEILAGNARKVSAVRFERINGDEMVLETKEVTRVVPRIMKRKGSSNDESDQSDDDEIPYKVRLSDICDYEDETSFDSLPNSNVTAEHKDDHNNKNDIH, from the exons ATGGATTTTGCTGTGGACTTTTCAGTCTTAGGTCAATCAAGTTTCATTTGCGGTGGAAAATCTTCAGTTTTTGTTCCATTTAATCGTCAATTTAGAATCTCAACTAAGTTCATTCCCAATGTCCGAATCATCACTATGAAGCGAATCAATCCTCGCTTTGTTAGGAATTCCAGTAGAAAGCTTAATGGAATTAAGATATTTGATGCTGAAGTTGAATCCAAGTATGAATTGGAAGAAAAAGGTTCTAAAGAAAAGTTGGAATGGTTAATGGTTTTAGCTAAGCGAGGGTTTTTGTTAGCTGCAGTGGTATGTGGGGTTTTTATTGTTAGGTGTGGGAAAGTTATTGCAACAGATGGAGTTGTCAATGCGGGTTATAAGGCTTTTGGACAGGAAGCTTGGCCAAAATTATTGCAGGTTTTGATTGTTCTTAAAGAGCAAGGTCTGGTTTTAGCTGCTCTTTTGGGTCTCTCAGCATTTTTCTCCATGGCAGAGACTTCAATCACCACGCTTTGGCCCTGGAAA GTGCGCGAGTTGGCTGAAAAAGAGCCAGAGAATGGTGTCTTCAAAATGCTTCGAAGTGACGTGACTCGGTTCCTAACAACCATTCTTATTGGCACAAC TGTGGTCAATATTGGAGCAACTGCATTAGTTACGGAGGCAGCTACAACAATTTTTGGCGAAGCTGGTGTTAGTGCAGCAACAGGAGTTATGACT GTTGCAATTTTGCTCCTGACAGAAATTACTCCAAAGAGTATAGCTGTTCACAATGCCACGGAGGTTGTTAGGTTTGTG GTGAGACCAGTGGCATGGCTTTCGTTGATACTGTATCCTGTCGGGAGAGTTGTTACTTTTCTGTCGATGGGAATGTTGAAACTGATGGGTTTAAAAGGACGAAG GGTTCCAGTTTTTGAGCAGAGAGTTGACAACATAGTCGGCTTGACTTACGCAATGGATTTACTGGATTATGTTCGAAAG GGTGAGCTACTAGAAAGTTCTACTGTGGGGGATATTGCGCACAAACCTGCATACTTTGTGCCCG ATTCAATGTCGGTGTGGAATCTGCTGAGAGAATTTCGTATCAGGAAGGTTCACATGGCAGTTGTCCTCAATGAATATGGCGGAACTATCGGG ATAGTGACGTTGGAAGATGTCGTGGAAGAAATAGTTGGTGAAATCTTTGATGAGAATGATTCAAAG GAAGAGATTCAGAAAAAAACTGGCTATATTGTAATGCGAGCAGAGGGAATATTTGATGTAGATGCAAATACATCAATTGACCAGCTTTCAGAAGATTTAAATGTGAAAATGGCAGAG GGCCATCAATATGAGACAGTATCTGGCTTTGTGTGCGAGGCATTTGGATATATTCCAAGGACAGGTGAGAATATTGAAGTGGTGCTTGAAAAGGCAGACCTAGAAGATAACAATgaatatactgaagtagaatctGAGCGCCAACAACCAAAGGAAAAACATCTGATTTTTAAGCTTGAG ATATTGGCGGGAAATGCAAGGAAGGTGAGTGCTGTCAGGTTTGAAAGGATAAATGGAGATGAAATGGTGTTGGAGACCAAAGAGGTAACTCGGGTGGTCCCAAGAATCATGAAAAGGAAAGGCAGCAGCAATGATGAGTCCGACCAAAGTGATGATGACGAGATTCCATACAAAGTACGCTTATCAGATATATGTGATTATGAAGATGAGACTTCTTTCGATAGCCTTCCTAACTCAAATGTAACTGCCGAACACAAAGATGATCATAATAATAAAAACGATATTCATTAG
- the LOC113348477 gene encoding putative DUF21 domain-containing protein At3g13070, chloroplastic isoform X1: MDFAVDFSVLGQSSFICGGKSSVFVPFNRQFRISTKFIPNVRIITMKRINPRFVRNSSRKLNGIKIFDAEVESKYELEEKGSKEKLEWLMVLAKRGFLLAAVVCGVFIVRCGKVIATDGVVNAGYKAFGQEAWPKLLQVLIVLKEQGLVLAALLGLSAFFSMAETSITTLWPWKVRELAEKEPENGVFKMLRSDVTRFLTTILIGTTVVNIGATALVTEAATTIFGEAGVSAATGVMTVAILLLTEITPKSIAVHNATEVVRFVVRPVAWLSLILYPVGRVVTFLSMGMLKLMGLKGRSEPFVTEEELKLMLRGAELSGAIEEEEQDMIENVLEIKDTHVREVMTPLVDVVAIDASATLVDFHNLWLTHQYSRVPVFEQRVDNIVGLTYAMDLLDYVRKGELLESSTVGDIAHKPAYFVPDSMSVWNLLREFRIRKVHMAVVLNEYGGTIGIVTLEDVVEEIVGEIFDENDSKEEIQKKTGYIVMRAEGIFDVDANTSIDQLSEDLNVKMAEGHQYETVSGFVCEAFGYIPRTGENIEVVLEKADLEDNNEYTEVESERQQPKEKHLIFKLEILAGNARKVSAVRFERINGDEMVLETKEVTRVVPRIMKRKGSSNDESDQSDDDEIPYKVRLSDICDYEDETSFDSLPNSNVTAEHKDDHNNKNDIH; the protein is encoded by the exons ATGGATTTTGCTGTGGACTTTTCAGTCTTAGGTCAATCAAGTTTCATTTGCGGTGGAAAATCTTCAGTTTTTGTTCCATTTAATCGTCAATTTAGAATCTCAACTAAGTTCATTCCCAATGTCCGAATCATCACTATGAAGCGAATCAATCCTCGCTTTGTTAGGAATTCCAGTAGAAAGCTTAATGGAATTAAGATATTTGATGCTGAAGTTGAATCCAAGTATGAATTGGAAGAAAAAGGTTCTAAAGAAAAGTTGGAATGGTTAATGGTTTTAGCTAAGCGAGGGTTTTTGTTAGCTGCAGTGGTATGTGGGGTTTTTATTGTTAGGTGTGGGAAAGTTATTGCAACAGATGGAGTTGTCAATGCGGGTTATAAGGCTTTTGGACAGGAAGCTTGGCCAAAATTATTGCAGGTTTTGATTGTTCTTAAAGAGCAAGGTCTGGTTTTAGCTGCTCTTTTGGGTCTCTCAGCATTTTTCTCCATGGCAGAGACTTCAATCACCACGCTTTGGCCCTGGAAA GTGCGCGAGTTGGCTGAAAAAGAGCCAGAGAATGGTGTCTTCAAAATGCTTCGAAGTGACGTGACTCGGTTCCTAACAACCATTCTTATTGGCACAAC TGTGGTCAATATTGGAGCAACTGCATTAGTTACGGAGGCAGCTACAACAATTTTTGGCGAAGCTGGTGTTAGTGCAGCAACAGGAGTTATGACT GTTGCAATTTTGCTCCTGACAGAAATTACTCCAAAGAGTATAGCTGTTCACAATGCCACGGAGGTTGTTAGGTTTGTG GTGAGACCAGTGGCATGGCTTTCGTTGATACTGTATCCTGTCGGGAGAGTTGTTACTTTTCTGTCGATGGGAATGTTGAAACTGATGGGTTTAAAAGGACGAAG CGAACCATTTGTAACTGAAGAAGAGTTGAAGTTGATGCTGAGAGGAGCAGAGTTGAGTGGGGCGATAGAGGAGGAAGAGCAG GATATGATCGAAAATGTGTTAGAGATCAAAGATACACATGTCAGGGAGGTGATGACACCTCTTGTAGATGTTGTTGCAATTGACGCTAGTGCAACACTTGTTGATTTCCACAACCTCTGGTTGACACATCAATATTCCAG GGTTCCAGTTTTTGAGCAGAGAGTTGACAACATAGTCGGCTTGACTTACGCAATGGATTTACTGGATTATGTTCGAAAG GGTGAGCTACTAGAAAGTTCTACTGTGGGGGATATTGCGCACAAACCTGCATACTTTGTGCCCG ATTCAATGTCGGTGTGGAATCTGCTGAGAGAATTTCGTATCAGGAAGGTTCACATGGCAGTTGTCCTCAATGAATATGGCGGAACTATCGGG ATAGTGACGTTGGAAGATGTCGTGGAAGAAATAGTTGGTGAAATCTTTGATGAGAATGATTCAAAG GAAGAGATTCAGAAAAAAACTGGCTATATTGTAATGCGAGCAGAGGGAATATTTGATGTAGATGCAAATACATCAATTGACCAGCTTTCAGAAGATTTAAATGTGAAAATGGCAGAG GGCCATCAATATGAGACAGTATCTGGCTTTGTGTGCGAGGCATTTGGATATATTCCAAGGACAGGTGAGAATATTGAAGTGGTGCTTGAAAAGGCAGACCTAGAAGATAACAATgaatatactgaagtagaatctGAGCGCCAACAACCAAAGGAAAAACATCTGATTTTTAAGCTTGAG ATATTGGCGGGAAATGCAAGGAAGGTGAGTGCTGTCAGGTTTGAAAGGATAAATGGAGATGAAATGGTGTTGGAGACCAAAGAGGTAACTCGGGTGGTCCCAAGAATCATGAAAAGGAAAGGCAGCAGCAATGATGAGTCCGACCAAAGTGATGATGACGAGATTCCATACAAAGTACGCTTATCAGATATATGTGATTATGAAGATGAGACTTCTTTCGATAGCCTTCCTAACTCAAATGTAACTGCCGAACACAAAGATGATCATAATAATAAAAACGATATTCATTAG